From the genome of Nicotiana tabacum cultivar K326 chromosome 17, ASM71507v2, whole genome shotgun sequence:
gacctaaaattatAAACACTTTGTGCTTTGGATCAAGCAGGCCTTTAATAAAAACCATTTCTACTTAAAAACTTAGTATTTGCAGTTTTGGACTCAGCTGGTTGATGATATTCCCTAagcaaattttctttttttttcttcttctttctgttttattttagaGATAATCTTAGAAGGAAACACAGATTCCCATTGTTAGCGTGAGCAATGGTTTTACATGTTCTTCCTTTTATGTTTTGGTTAGAGATGTAAAAAGTTGACTTTCTAAGTATTACAAGACATTTGTTGAGAATTTAGATGAAATAAtcaaacaatttaaaatattcaATTTGAATTGATTTGCAGAATATTAACCTATGGCTTTAAAAAACtcttttaatgaaaatttagctTGATCAGCATCATTTTGCTTTTAAAGAGATACTTCACTTCTAAATGGCACATAATGGTATTAGTCAATAAAGTAAGTGGAGAATCATGATGTTTAACTTTAAATttcaataaaaacaaaaaattattaagtgattttttcttatttgattaAGCCTTAATGAATAAGTTGATGATACTTGTGTTGGTGGGAGGTAGCAAGGCTCAAGAAAAAAAGTAgatatttcatttcaaaatatGCAAGGGTGGTCGAGTTGGTTGAGCAGGAGATCCCCAAATAGAGATCGCAGGTTCGAAACCCCCCGCATACTTTTTCGGATGAGTTCGTCGCACGGAACTTGCCTAATGCGATTTATTTCTTCAGTGTGGTTTGATGAAAGCTATTGCATTGAAGCGGGGTCTATCCATAATGTACCTCAAGAAATGCGGTGGCGGGTTCCCTagtttacaatatatatatatatatatatatatatatatacatatatatattctcAAGAAGTGAAACTAATTAAATTACATTAGAAAAGTTGGACGACATTTATTTCTTAAAGGAGAAAAACTGAATCTGCAATACATTATTCGGATTTCAAAATTCAGACAGCCACTTGGGTTGTTATGCATTGCAGAAGCCATAGTTCACGGATCTACAAATTAAATAATGTTAATCTTTTAAAGAAATGTGAATTTTTTAACGCAACTGTCAATGCATCTAGATTAAAAACGTGAAAATTGTTGCTTTTAAGTTTTAAGTCCTGAGATTAATACTACTAGGTTTTAGAAGACAAACAAATATTTAATTCAGTGAACTGCTATACACATATATAGTTCCAACTTCCAAGTTTTGTGAACTAAACTAAAAACAGCTACTCTTAAGTTATCATTTCTTTGTTCCTCTTATCTATTGCTGCGCATGAGCATACAAAAGGCTAAACTATCACTAGAATTGtacaaaccgaaccgaaaaatgcatcaatttctttaatttgttcttccatattcatatgtcaagatctattatattcttatatcttttttggATTTGAAGTGatatttcgataatttaaaattaaatagaatatATCATTATATAGGTATCacattgatttttatgtttaattattaaattcagtTAACcgtgaaagtgtacatcaacgaaaaattattgtcagacgactaaaaaaataaGTATTATATGTTACTAAGAAAATTTCCTCATAAGAATATGTTAATAGAGCATATATTTgtcaattttttcaatttttactaaacatatatttacttagtaaaaatttaacaaagtaaaattgaaataatattcatgtaataaAATAACCCGCAAAACCGAACCAATCTAAGCcaatatagttggtttggtttgattttgataaaaatcgaactaACCCGATCCATGTACAACCTAACTACCGTtgtaaatataattttaaattttaaacatgGGGTATTTTATTTTAGGTTaattaaaactttttttttattttactcgGGCATTTTTGGGAATCCATTTTTTTCGGCCAGCTACGTAACAAAATTGATCTAATTTATTTCTTTTGAGCTAGATCCAATGATCTAAACAAATAAGAAGAACAAAGAAATGAgagaaacaaaaaacaaaatacattaaaaattaaaaacataGTCCTTACAAATATCATTATATATGAtctgttattcccggtcaatattgctgtatttgtaaatattaattctgcaaaatataagttaacgtaatgaaacaataataataaattcgagcccactgaattcacagtgtttccttaaggaatttaatcccctcctagtacccaaggtaatggattatttcctcccaggatagaacgaataacacactggtgtagcggtacttcaaaccccagtgtttcggcgaacacaaagttcggtagcaaatcacacttacagttgctttgtttgaagttaaaaacaatgcagaacgaaggagtatatactcagaaaaacgtatggaagttctgagaggaaggagtgcaatgtatagccaatttgttgagcgaattgtatgttgagttgagtatctttcttcaacatttgctgctcatatatatagcagccaagaaggagtgcaagaccaaacgtccacccttcatggtggagcaagcattacatgtttgtggagcaagcacttcatggtgggaagaccattatccggctgccaaattatcaatacacggattggaaaatatccgttacaaatacggataatcttacgttaatatttactattaacaaataaatttggtccaaaaaattaatcaatcaatcgatcatttgaccaaatccaaatccaaatccgaagccgaagccgaagccgtagccgtagccgtagtcgaagccgagccgagcgagcgagcgacgatgacGGCGCggggcttgctttcttcttaactctttaagagctacaagaagagcaattatatatatacccaccaaaaatgtcttccacttccaatatgggacaatgtctcattgttaagagggggaaacttaaaattttactcaaaattttattttccctccatttcccattcatcctcattttaagaatattacatcttaaaaataaaacctcaacaatcccccacatgaatggggaatggctatatcacggaagtatgcatgaaaaactgtgtgatttacaagcaaggattaattgcatctggataagtaggtttccctttgaactttccgtagtaaacttatgtcggatatactcggtcaatcggtagatttgatatctttgaaccgtcgatctttggtgtatacctagacaaccataagtcacacaatcaacccttaaccgtctttggttcttattgttgtgttcgtttcagccatgaacaccgcctggtttcataagtgcgtagagaactggccttacaaagttctccttgaagcggctcacacttcacacttaaataggtgattcctaaacgtgtcatcctgtagatacactatttgatataccccgtatcaaatttagaaatcattaaaaagccttaatgctttatccttggtactgaacattgtctcattacgagaatggactaaaattttatttgacaatgttgaaccgtcattaataactttgtttgatctctttgaacctagatcttgggatctccagtcttctaggtagagttaccgccacaatgacttgttctcggccatagccccattccccttgatgatttctcaactacctctctagttaggccttttgtaagtggatccgacacattatcacttgactttacatagtcaattgtgataattcctctagagagtaattgcctaacggttttatgtcttcgtcgtatatgacgagatttaccgttatacatgacgctcccagcccttccaattgccgcttaactatcacaatgtatgcatattggtgccaacggtttgggccaaaatgaaatgtcttccaagaaattccggagccattcagcttcttcaccggctttatctaaggctatgaattcagcctccattgtagagcgggcaatacatgtttgtttggatgacttccaagataccgctcctccaccaatagtgaatacatatccactcgtggacttagaatcagttgaaccggtgatccaatttgtatcacagtatccctcaatcaccgcaggaaaattattgtagtgcaattcaaagttctgggtatgttctaaatatcccaaaactcatttcattgccatccaataagattggcctggattgctcgtatatcgactcagtttacttatagcacaagctatgtctggtcgtgtacaattcatgatatacattaagcatcccaatacacgagcataatccaattgtgatatgctttggcctttgttctttgctaatgcaagattcacgtcaattggagtctttgcaactttaaagcccaagtgcttgaatttttcaagtactgtcttaatataatgagattgtgacaatgccagaccttgaggagtcttattgatcttaattcccagaattaaatcagcaactcccaagtctttcatatcaaacttgctattgagcatacgcttagtagcatttatgttggcaatgtcattactcattatcaacatatcatccacatataggcaaacaatgactatgtgatttggaatatttttaatatacacgcatttatcacattcatttatcttaaaaccatttgacaacattatttggtcaaatttcgcatgccattgtttgggtgcttgttttagtccgtaaagagacttaacaagtctatataccttcttttctttacctggaaccacaaacccttcaggttgttccatgtaaatttcttcctccaactctccatttaagaaggccgtcttaacatccatttgatgaatttcaagaccatacactgcagctaatgctactaacatccgtatggacgtaattcttgtaactggagagtatgtatcaaagtagtctagaccttctcgttgtctataccctttgactacgagccttgccttgaatttatcaatagtgccatcatctttgatttttctcttaaaaatccatttagaacccaaaggtttatttccaggaggaagatcaaccaattcccatgtatggttgttcaatatggattctatttcactattgactgcctcttttcaaaacaatgattccgaagaagtcatagcttctttaaatgtttgaggctcattctccaataagaaagtcacaaaatctggtccaaatgaagtagacgttctttgacgtttactacgtcttggattctcctgattacatgtactttcttttgtttcttcccgaggtcgtttagatccttcaccaaacgactcacattcctttttatacggatatatattttcaaaaaattcagcattatctgattctataaccgtattattatgaatgtcgggattttctgatttatgaaccagaaatcgatatgctttactatttgtcgcatatcctatgaaaacacaatcaacgattttcggtcctatctttacccttttgggtttaggaacttgcacttttgccaaatacccccacactttaaaataattcaagttgggcttccttcctttccattgttcataaggaatggattgtgttttgctatggggcactcgatttaatattcgattagccgtaagaatggcttcccccacaagttctgtggcaaaccagaacttatcaacaacgcattcatcatctcctttaatgtgcgattctttctttccgcaatcccattagattggggcgtgtaaggggctgttgtttgatgaataattccatattctaaacatatttcttcaaaaggagattcatattcaccacccctatcacttcttatcattttttctttcttgttaagttgcgtttcaacttcatttttgtattgcctgaatgcgtctattgcttcatctttactattcagtaagtaaacatagcaatatcgagtaccatcgtcaataaaagttatgaaatacttctttccaccgcgagatggtattgacttcatgtcacaaatatctgtgtgaattaagtctaaaggatttgaattcctttcaactgacttataaggatgtttaacatacttagattccacacatatttgacattttgatttttcgcattcaaacttgggcagtactttcaagttaatcattttccgcaaggttttataattgacatgacccaaacgtacatgccataaatcatttgactcaagtaagtaagaagaagctgaaatattattattattttcaacaaccattacatttagattgaaaaggccctcggtgaggtaaccttttcccacaaatattccattcttactaattacaaccttgttggatacaaaaacgcacttaaaaccgtgcttaacaagaagtccagtagagactaaattctttctcatttcgggaacatgaaggacattgttcaaagtcatgaccttgccagaagtcatttttagaaataccttcccatatccttcaacttttgctgttgaagcatttcccatataaactgtctctccgggttcagcaagagcataggtagcaaaagcctctctaactgcacaaacatggcgagtggctcctgaatcaaaccaccacagtttaggatttcccaccaagttacattcagagagcatggcacacaagttatcaacatcatcatggtttactaccatgtttgcttgaccccttttcttgtctttcttcggagcacgacactccgtagatttgtgtccggttttcccacagttgtagcagttttcactgaaccgcttcttgcttgggttgtatttcggaccagaagccttcttcctctttttgttagcttcaacaatatttgctcccattattgttgaatttccacggcctctcctttcagcagctttattgtcctcttcgattctcaaccgaacaatgagatcttcaagggacattttctttcgtttgtgtttcaaataatttttgaagtccttccacaacggaggcaacttctcaatcattgctgctacttggaatgcttcgttgattacaagaccttcagcaagtagatcatgaataatcacttgaaATTTCTGaacttgagtaataacagacttgctatctatcattttgtagtccagaaattttgcggcaacgaatttcttcatcccggcatcttcagtcttatatttcttttcaagcgcattccacaattctttggatgtctccatgctactgtatacattatacagattatcatccagtccgctaagaatataattcttgcataaaaaatcagaatgcttccacgcttcaatcacgagaaagtgttcattatctggagttttatccggcagatcaggaacatcttccttgatgaacttctgtagacataacgtagttaagtagaagaacatcttctgctgccagcgtttgaaatcaatcccggaaaattttccgggtttttctgccggtgccaacgccggtgttcggcttgtcgttgcgttggcagtcgccatcggaacagcttggttttcgttttcagtcatcatcttttctgtaaaagaatgacacaaacaaacgtttaatacacgttttcaaactggagtaaaaatcacgtagattttaatatccaacaaaacgccacgaaggcttaactctccaaaacgggagtacacaaaccacaaaggttttagtttgcagaataataagaataacacaagtacagaaataaatattaaattccttaagattgttattcccggtcaatattgctgtatttgtaaatattaattctgcaaaatataagttaacgtaatgaaacaataataataaattcgagcccactgaattcacagtgtttccttaaggaatttaatcccctcctagtacccaaggtaatggattattttctcccaggatagaacgaataacacactggtgtagcggtacttcaaaccccagtgtttcggcgaacacaaagttcggtagcaaatcacacttacagttgctttgtttgaagttaaaaaccaatgcagaacgaaggagtatataccaaatccgaagccgaagccgaagccgaagccgagccgagcgagcgacgacgacggcgcgaggcttgctttcttcttaactctttaagagctacaagaagagcaattatatatatacccaccaaaaatgtcttccacttccaatatgggacaatgtctcattgttaagagggggaaacttaaaattttactcaaaattttattttccctccatttcccattcatcctcattttaagaatattacatcttaaaaataaaatctCAACATGATCATGTTAGTTGTTGGAACAAAAAGTTACGTGTAAGCTTATTTTCACTTTTTATTTGTTCTCACATAACAATAAGGAGCTGAAACCACTCTCCCTGCCACCACTTGACACATAGTGATAGAGTGATAATAGATGTAAAAAGTGTTGTTGTACTTTTACTGCACCCAAAATAAATTGTATCAAATTACTTGCTTTTATTCTCTTTTTGTTATTCACCAATTGTATCAAAATTATCTTTTGCCTGGGTCTTTTGAATGTTATATATCATTCATaacttttataattattttttttagcaTAACTTAACGGCTAATAGTTGATATATATTTTCTATTTGTAGCTATTTCTGTAGTttcttaaaaaaagaaaaagataaaagaaagtgAAGGAAAGAAAAATCTAGTTGGACTGTTGGGCCGATTTATTAGAAAACTTTGCACATGCGATCCCAGTGTAGTGTAATGGTGAATGTGGCTATGGAAACAGCTTCACGTCCCATTCTCAACATTTTCCGTTTCAGCACCAACAACTCTTCCAAACTGTACAACATTCCAAGAAAATCCCTCTCCTTTTTGCCTCCAAAAAACTACCTGAGCACTACTTCTAGCATTGGCAAGTTGTACAGTGATGGGTGTTTTGTCAATTCGTCAAGCTCATTCTCCAGCAGTACCCAAGATACACCACCTCAGCAACTCGCTCTTCTCCTTGAAGTTGAAGGGTACACATTCTTTATGTAAATTAAAGTAATTACTGTCATTTTGTTTGTCTGTCGTGTGAAGTTCTGAAATTTAATTGTGAACAAAAGTTGAAACTTTGAAATTTGGAAGTCAATTGTGAGAAGAAAAAGAATGAGTTAAGGGACAGACTGAGTGTTTGGAAAAGCTGAACTGGGTAGTTAAGTTTTCCATCAAATATGCCTGATTATTTTATGTCCTGGCATAATTATCTGAATTAGATAAATTGGCTGAAATGAAAAATATGCTCAAATCCCTCCCCCAAGGAAAAACAAAAAACGAATCCAACAAATATTTTATTGAAATTATGCTGAATCTGGAGGGTTTATATGATCTATTTTGAGGTTTATCATCAAATTTTTGCGGTTCTTGACTTTGGTAGAACCACATAGGAGATAGGAACTAAGCATAGGAGTGAATATGTGTGAGCTTTCTACAATTGTATTCCAATGTGAGCTTTCTACGACTTTGCACGCATTTCACTATTGTATTCCAGTGTGAGCTTGCTTACATTGCCGATCCCACATCCGAAGAAAGGAGGGGGGTTGTGGTAGGTTGACAACCAGCCAACTTAAAACTAGCTAATTCATGATGAATCCTCACAGATCATTTTTTTTTACATGGGAACATAGTATGTGAGGATTCATATTgccaacaacaacatcaacaacataCCCTGTGTAATCACACAAGTGggttctggggagggtagtatgtacgcagaccttacccctaccatcaagaaggcagagaggttgttttcggAAGACCCTCGGCTTAAGATAGATAAAAGGAAGAGCAGCAGTGATGAACCCTCGGCTatatgaggattcatatagccgacgcAACTTATTTGGGGTTGAGGCTTAGTTGTTGTATTCCACAGTTTGCTAGTCCTTTTTATTGTCCGTGAACTGGTTTTTTGTATGTTGCGGATTCTTTTGTGTTTTAAGTAAGCTCGATTGAATGAGAAAAACTGCATTATGAGAAAGTTCATTTAGAGTTTCCAATCACAAAGGTTTGTTTAATCTGGAAGCTAGAATTATCTAGAATATTATGGCAAATTGGAGGGGTGAAAACCAGAATTGTAGAAAGGTTCAGTTTTAGAGTTTCCAAATCCCAGAGGTATTATGTTCAAGGTTTTTGTCTGCTTATTTCTTCGTATTTTATTTTCAGCAACATTTTCTGCTTTTCATCTTCTACTGGTAACTATTTCCgtttactttctttccttgacAACTTTTATTTGTTTAGGGTTTTAATGGATGTGTATCGCTTGGGCAACTGTCAAGCCTTCAATGCAGGTTGGGAAGATTTCCTTGTTATTTTATCAAATAAATTCTAGATGTCTTAAGGGGAAAGTTTTTCCTGATATGATCTTTATTCCTTGATGATTAAGAAAGTCAATCTTAATGACTGAATGCACCAGTATAGTGCACAAGCTAATGTATAACAAATAAAAACAAGTCTACCTTGGATAATCCAAAGGTCTTTTTCCTTCTACTAATGTCAGCATTCCGGAAGCTTGGATTGGACTGTGCAAATTGGAGCCAGCCAGTTTATCAGGATCTTGTAAGGTGTGTTATCCAGGTGATTTCGTGATTTAGCTGAGGCATGCATATATCATTTCTGAATAAGAGTATTATTACATAGTTGATTTTTTCTCTTAAATAAATTCTAACTTTTCCGGAATTTGTAACCTTCTTAGTTTCATATTTGATCTCAGTCCACGATATCTTAGATTGCCCTTCTGACTAAATGAGCATTGACATAAACATATGGTACTTGCTTTCTCCAGGAAGAGCATGGGTGATGAAGAAAGGATGTTGGTCTTGTTTTTTAACAGAGTAAGCTCACATGGAAAAGTTCATAGATGTGTTCTTGTATAAATTCTAAAAAGCCTTTcaagcccccccccccctcccttcCAGTTCGAATAAGCTTGTTTTTTGTTCAGATTGGTTGGCCCACATCACTGCCCACAAGTGAGAAGGAGACATTTATGAAAAGTGTTCTGCGTGAAAAGGTATGCATTCAAAAGTAAAGTTTAATAGGCTTTTTAACATATGGTGATAAAATCTCGTGCCCCTTGTTAGATATATTTAGAATATCAGTAGTAATACACAGCTGCCAACATGTTATCTGCAAACTCTAGTCCTGCAGCTCCTGCCCCACATCTCTAGTTATAACGGGCTAACATAGAGCTTCAAAGTGAATGTAAGTCAAACACAAGACAGTAGGCCTATTATCGGAATAAGAACCCAAAATAACATTCCGGATAAGGTAATTTCATAGAGCTGTTGACACGCTTAGCTCTGCTCCATTGACTAAAATCAAATTGCATTTttgttttcatgtatatatacggACTGTTATATCCAATCTGATAGTTCTTGTTTCCTGtgcctttcttttgttttcttttgcagTGGTTTAATAGTTTCCGCTTTTACTCAAATCAATTTGCTATTGTGTTTTCTCACTTGTACTAACTGTTATATCCAGTGTGATAGCTGTTGTTTTCCAGCTcctttattttttactttattggAACTTTGATATTTTTTAACTTAACATAATATTGCTCACTTGATCTTCGTTGAATTGATAATCTGAACAATGGGTTCATTGCTTGCAGAAAATTGCATTGGATGAACTGGTCTTGTCAAAATCTTTACCTTTAAGACCTGGTGTTGAAGAGTGAGTAGTCTTTCTTGCCAAAAGTCATTTGTCCATGTGTTACATGTATTCTCCTCAGACGATCTTCTATTACATGATGAAGTAATATTCTGGATACCTATCAAAAAAGAATATCTTAGTCTGAAGTTCAGTGATTTATGAGGCATGCTGATGATTTCTCCTTTTACCTTATATCAGAGTGAGGTTTCTTATGGTTATTCCATTCTTTTCTATAAGCAGTTTTTGGGTAATGCTGTGCGTGGTAAgtgtaaaaaaaatgagaaagatttccGTCCACGCGGTTGAAGCTCTGAATCATGTTTCCATATTTTGTTTAAAGATTTATGTGTTGATTTTAATATTGCTGTCAGGTTTTAAGttttttttcattaaaaattgaggctatttctccttttattttcagAAACTGATAGAGAGAACTCACTCAAAAGCGTAGGTTATTTAATGTTTTCCAATTTGAGTTGGTGTCCAACTCATCTTAAAATTCCAAGTTGCTGTCCTCAATGTTTGGTGGTAGTCTGTATCAGAATGGAGTCGTGGCATGCATCTTGCAAATACTCAGTTATTCTTTCGATTAATTGCGGAGATCTGTGAGTTAATTTCTAGGAATTTGTCATAAGTTTTTGATATTATTGCAATTATGTGTTGCTCCGTTGGTGCTTTTTGTAGCCTTCTCATAGTAGGTTATTCCTAGGGCCCTCCTCCTTTCCTGACAAGTATACTATGTGTACCACGAACAGCCCCATATCTGTAGACAAAGCAGCTCTCATACCAATTCTTTGACCTTCATCTTTTCCATTTCTCATTCAATAAACTTTGGAATTTGGAGCCTCTGTTAAGAGTATCTAATTCTTCAACTGCATGATTAAGGTGTACAtgtgttttctcttttcttatctttgttaGCTAGCTTTTAAATTTCCAAAGGTCAACAGTATTTGCCATAAGCTATGCTGGTATATTAGCTAAGCATCCTTATCATGTCCTAGGAATGTTAGGAATGCCATATACAGATATAGTCATCCACCTTTATGCAAGAtactgtttttatttattttttccattCATATATTTAATGGACACGGAGTTTATTTAAAAATGAGTGTAGCATCATTTGAATTATTGGAAGTGGTTTCAATCCATCTACAGTTATTAAATTTATAACAATTGTGA
Proteins encoded in this window:
- the LOC107770682 gene encoding CBBY-like protein isoform X2, which codes for MRSQCSVMVNVAMETASRPILNIFRFSTNNSSKLYNIPRKSLSFLPPKNYLSTTSSIGKLYSDGCFVNSSSSFSSSTQDTPPQQLALLLEVEGVLMDVYRLGNCQAFNAAFRKLGLDCANWSQPVYQDLVRKSMGDEERMLVLFFNRIGWPTSLPTSEKETFMKSVLREKKIALDELVLSKSLPLRPGVEEFIVEAYEKGVPVVMLTSYCKCGEKSARSIIEKLGNDKMARIKILGMEEVKQSFYGQLVFGEGVASDLGEQLAKEARKAVSAEEQRIAKEVASMLKMKNVVAALRAGAEYANVPVDYCVLVAGSQSGVAGAERIGMPCVVVRSSSTARAEFPGAKAVMDGFGGGDLSISRLQQIQRS
- the LOC107770682 gene encoding CBBY-like protein isoform X1 yields the protein MRSQCSVMVNVAMETASRPILNIFRFSTNNSSKLYNIPRKSLSFLPPKNYLSTTSSIGKLYSDGCFVNSSSSFSSSTQDTPPQQLALLLEVEGVLMDVYRLGNCQAFNAAFRKLGLDCANWSQPVYQDLVRKSMGDEERMLVLFFNRIGWPTSLPTSEKETFMKSVLREKKIALDELVLSKSLPLRPGVEEFIVEAYEKGVPVVMLTSYCKCGEKSARSIIEKLGNDKMARIKILGMEEVKQSFYGQLVFGEGVASDLGEQLAKEARKAVSAEEQRIAKEVASMLKLSVDIDTTSSEEMKNVVAALRAGAEYANVPVDYCVLVAGSQSGVAGAERIGMPCVVVRSSSTARAEFPGAKAVMDGFGGGDLSISRLQQIQRS